DNA from Symphalangus syndactylus isolate Jambi chromosome 22, NHGRI_mSymSyn1-v2.1_pri, whole genome shotgun sequence:
CACTGTCTTGTTAGTCTCTgggattttctgttttcctttcttttagacaACTGTGACAAACTCgtgcaaatgaataaatggataccCTCAATAACAGCTCAAGTGTTTCTGAGTTCATCCTGCTGGGGCTTTCGGGTTCTCAAGAAATCCAAATATTCTTCTTTGCAATATTCTTTCATATCTATGTAGCCATCATAGTGGGAAACCTCCTCACTGTGATCACTGTGATACTTGATAGCCATCTTCACTCCCCCGTATATTTCCTTCTggcaaatttatcattttttgacTTAGGTTTTTCCCCTGTGTCGACTCCCAAAGTGATTGCAGACTTCCTTAGAAAACATAAGGCCATCTCCTTGTGGGGTTGCATGGCCCAGATGTTTTTTATGCACTTCTCTGGGGGTGGAGAAATGTCTCTCCTGATAGCTATGGCCATCGACAGGTATGTTGCCATATGCAAACCCTTGCACTACAAGACCATCATGAACCACAGAGAGCTCACTGTGTTTCTGTTGTTCTCATGGGCAATTAGCTTCATACATACCACAAGTCAAATGGCTTTTACCGTGGGTTTACCTTTCTGTGGTCCCAATGTTGTGGACAACATTTTCTGTGACCTCCTGCTGGTCATCAAGCTTGCCTGCACTGAGACCTATACTCTGGAGCTCTTGGTGATTGCAGACAGTGGGGTCCTGTGCCTGTTCTGCTTTATTCTGTTGCTCATTTCCTACATAATCATGTTGGTCACCATCTGGCAGCACTCCTCCAGTGCATCCTCCAAGGCTGTGTCCACACTATCTGCTCACATCACTGTAGTAACTCTGTTTTTTGGTCCAGCTATCTTCATCTATGCTTTTCCATTCAATAGTTATTCTGTAGATAAGTTTCCTTCTGTGTTTTATTCTATAATCACCCCATTCCTTAATCCAATTATTTATACTCTGAGGAATCAGGAAATGAAGGCAGCCATTAAGAGACTAAACAAACAACATATTGGTTCTTGGCTGAATTTGTAAGTATTGCTTGTTAATatctgattttgtgtgtgtgtgttttctgctaTCTGGGAGTTTGAGtcttaaatatttgttcaaataatttaaataaaaatatgaaataatatgttttatcccttCCAAATTCCTGGAATtgagactttttaaatttaagatttcTAATGGAAAATGtttgtaacacatatataatGCCTAAAGCAACATGCATTTGTTATACTCCTCGTCTTcgaatatttaaaatacataaacataatgtcttcttataaaaatgttataatgtTCCAGTGAATTACATGTAAAATAAGAAACTAGTAAGAAAACACACAAGATGGTATTTAATATAAACTTTTAGGTGTTAAGTTTTTTAACCTAAAGTATGTGAAAAATGTCTATAAATAGGTTTCTGTCTTACGAAGGCTTCTCCATGGAGTCAGGAATCGAATTAGGATTTTCAGAATATTCTTTTTACTCTGCACTCTCAATAGGCTAATAATCCTTAGTAGAGTATAAAAATTTGTTTAGAAAGCAAAAATTCAAACATTTCTTTGGGTACCCCAATAGTTTTGTAAGAATTCAACATCATAATTGAAATATTAAaaccagccgggtgcagtggctcacgcctgtaatcccagcactttaggaggccgaggcgggtgaatcacgaggtcaggagatcgagaccatcctggctaacatggtgaaacctcatctccactaaaaatacaaaaagaattagccgggtgtggtgttgggcacctgtagtcccagctacccaggaggctgaggcaagagaattgcttgaatccgtgaggtggaggttgcagtgagatgagatcatgccgttgcaccccagcctaggtgacagagcaagactctgtctcaaaaaaaaaaaaaaaaaaggcctggcgcATTGTCTgctgcctgtactcccagcactttgggaggctgatgtgggtggatcacctgaggtcaggtaaagaccatcaaggctaggaagaaactgcatcaactaacgagcaaaataaccagctaacatcataacgacaggatcaaattcacacataacaatattaactttaaatgtaaatgggctaaatccaccaattaaaagacacagactggcaaattggatagagtcaagacccatcagtgtgctgtattcaggaaacccatctcacgtgcagaaacacacatagactcaaaataaagggatggaggaagatctaccaagcaaatggaaaatacaaaaaggcaggggttgcaatcctagtctctgataaaatagaatttaaaccaacaaagatcaaaagagacaaagaaggccattacataatgttaaaggaatcaattcaacaagcagagctaactatcctaaatatatatgcacccaatataggagcacccagattcataaagcaagtccttagtgacctacaaagagacttagactcccacacaataataatgggagactttaacaccccactgtcaacattagacagatcaatgagacagaaagttaacatggatatccaggaattgaactcagctctgcagcaagtggacataatagacatctacagaactctccaccccaaatcaacagaatttacatttttttcaacaccacaccacacctattccaaaattgaccacatagttggaaataaagctctgctcagcaaatgtaaaagaagagaaattataacaaactgtctctcagaccactgtgcaatcaaactagaactcaggattaagaaactaactcaaaaccgctcaactacatggaaactgaacaacctgctcctgaatgactactgggtacataacaaaatgaaggcggaaataaagatgttctttgaaaccaatgagaacaaagacacaacataccagaatctctgggacacattcaaagcagtgtgtagaaggaaatttatagcactaaatgcccacaaaagaaagcaggaaagatccaaaattgacaccctaacatcataattaaaagaactagaaaagcaagagcaaacacattcaaaagctagcagaaggcaagaaataactaaaatcagagcagaactgaaggaaatagagacacaaaaaacccttcaaaaaattaatgaatccaggagctggttttctgaaaagatcaacagaattgatggactgctagcaagactaataaagaagaaaatggagaagaatcaaatagacacaataaaaaatgataaaggggatatcaccaccgatcccacagaaatgcaatctaccaccagaaaatactacaaacacctctacacaaataaagtagaaaatctagaagaaatggatgaattcctcgacaaatacaccctcccaagactaaaccaggaagaagttgaatctctgaatagaccaataacaggctgtgaagttgtggcaataatcaatagcttaccaaccaaaaagagtccaggaccagatggattcaaagccgaattccaccagaggtacaaggaggaatggtaccattctttctgaaactattccaatcaatagaaaaagagagaatcctccctaacacattttatgaggccagcatcatcctgataccaaagcctggcagagacacaaccaaagaaaagaatttcagaccaatatccttgataaacattgatgcaaaaatcctcagtaaaatactggcaaaccgaatgcagcagcacatcaaaaagcttatccaccatgatcaagtgggcttcatccctgggatgcaagcctggttcaacatatgcaaatcaataaatgtaatccagcatataaacagaaccaaagacaaaaaccacatgattatctcaataaattcagaaaaggcctgtgacaaaattcaataacccttcatgctaaaaactctcaataaattaggtattgatgggatgtatctcaaactAATAAgcactatctatgacaaacccacagccaatatcatactgaatggacaaaaactagaagcattccctttgaaaactggcacaagacagggatgcccccgctcaccactcctattgaacatagtgttggaagttctggccagcgcaatcaggcaggagaaggaaataaagggtattcaattaggaaaagaggaagtcaaattgtccctgtttgcagatgacatgattgtacatctagaaagccccattgtctcagcccaaaatccccttaagctgataagcaacttcagcaaagtctcaggatacgaaatcaatgtacaaaaatcacaagcattcttatacatcaataacagacagagagccaaatcatgagtgaactcccattcacaattgcttcaaagagaataaaataccgaggaatccaacttacaagggacctgaaggacctctccaaggagaactacaaaccaccgctcaatgaaataaaagaagatacaaacaaatggaagaagattccatgtttatgggttggaagaatcaatattgtgaaaatggccatactgcccaaggtaatttatagattcaatgccatccagctaccaatgactttcttcacagaattggaaaaaactactttaaagttcatatggaacctaaaaagagcccacatcgccaagtcaatcctaaggcaaaagaacaaagctggaggcatcaccctacctgacttcaagctatactacaaggctacagtaaccaaaacagcatggtactggtaccaaaacagagacatagatcaacggaacagaacagagccctcagaaataatgccccatatctacaactatctgatctttgacaaacctgacaaaaacaagcaataggaaaaggattccctatttaataaatggtgctgggaaaactggctagccatatgtagaaagctgaaactggatcccttccttacaccttatacaaaaattaattcaagatggattaaagatttacatgttagacctaaaaccataaaaaccctagaagaaaacctaggcaataccattgaggacactTATCTGGAGAGGAGATACAAAACAGATGAAAAGGTGGTTATAACAGATAACAATTTGCCCTATATTGTTCTGCAGAGTGAGAAATGATGGAAACAGAGAACCTCACAGTGGTGACAGAATTCATTCTTCTCGGTCTGACACAGTCTCAAGATGCTCAACTTCTGGTCTTTGTGCTAGTCTTAATTTTCTACCTGATCATCCTCCCTGGAAATTTCCTCATCATTTTCACCATAAAGTCAGACCCTGGGCTTACAGCCCCCGTCTATTTCTTTCTGGGCAACTTGGCCTTCCTAGATGCATCCTACTCCTTCATTGTGGTTCCCAGGATGTTGGTAGACTTCCTCTCTGAGAAGAAGGTAATATCCTATAGAGGCTGCATCACTCAGCtctttttcttgcattttcttgGAGCAGGGGAGATGTTCCTTCTCATTGTTATGGCCTTTGACCGCTACATCGCCATTTGCTGGGCTTTATACTATTCAACCATCATGAACCCTAGAGCCTGCTATGCATTATCATTGGCTCTGTGGCTTGGGGGCTTTATCCATTCCATTGTACAAGTAGCCCTTATCCCGCACTTGCCTTTCTGTGGCCCAAACCAGCTCGATAACTTCTTCTGTGATGTTCCACAGGTCATCAAGCTGGCCTGCACCGATACCTTTGTGGTGGAGCTTCTGATGGTCTCCAACAGTGGCCTACTCAGCCTCCTGTGCTTCCTGGGCCTTCTGGCCTCCTATGCAGTCATCCTCTGTCATATAGGGAGCACTCCTCTGAAGGAAAGTGCAAGGCTATCTCCACATGCACCACCCATATTATCATTGTATTTCTCATGTTTGGACCTGCTATTTTCATCTACACTCGCCCCTTCCAGGCTTTCCCAGCTGACAAGGTAGTTTCTCTTTTCCATACTGTCATCTTTCCTTTGATGAACCCTGTTATTTATATGCTTCACAACTTTGTTTATATGCTTCACAACCAGGAAGTGAAAGTTTCCATGAGGAAATTGTTAAGTCAACATATGGTTTGCTGAATAGAAGAATGagaaaagcaagaaaggaaaagtcCAGTTGAATTTAGCTAAATCATTTCCTCATTCATGCATTGAATCAGTCAGTTATTTAGCAAGTATTATAATTATTAAGCACTTCCCATTTTCAGGTACTATTCTAGGCATATGAATGAGACAGGTAAGATTCCAAGTCTCCTAGATTTATATTCAAGGGGATAAATACAGGTTATtaaatttattcaaagggataaatACAGGTtattaaattttagaaacaactatagtttcagaaagaaatcGTGTTCTGTAGCAAGCAGAAAGTGGTATTGTGCTAGAGATTATCTGGGGAGGTGGTAATTACCTTACGTTTGGTTGTTAAGTGAGGCCTTGAGTGGTGTTTAGCTGAAACCAAGATGATTTGACAGAAACAACCATGCAAATATCTGGAGACAGAAATTCTAGGCAAAAAGGGTGACTAGTACAAGAATCCAAAGATCTTATGAGCTTGTTATATTTGATGTCCATAAAAAGGAAGAGAGCAGCTGTACTGTATTTAGTGAATGTGAAAATGGCAAAAGTTGAAGTCGAAGAGTTTGGTAGGGGCAAAATTATGTAGAGCATTTTAGTCGATAAGAAGTTCAATTTACTCAGATTTCAAAAGGAGATTCTTGAAAGACAATAAGCAGGAGAGTAACTCTCTAATGTTTCCTATTTGACTTAAGGGAAGATCCTCAAGATTCTGATTACAGAACTATGAGTAGTAAAACATCATTAAGTGGAAAGTACGTGCtgctaagtattttttatttatgtcaaCACTTAAAAGATCTAGTTACTTTTTCTAATTTGatagagagagaaaattaaagcTGTTATACTTTATCAGAAACTGAAAAGACAGTTTAACtatatatttcaaagttttgTAGAGGTTTATGCTTATTCTTAatgggtattttttaaatattggatgAAAACTTGAGTTCACTTACAAAAAATTTCACCCTGAATGCAATGATAATAGTTATATGTAATACAAGTTATTATTGTAATAATACTTGTAATACAAGTTATAACTAAATGACTCTGATTATTTGAATAAGCATATATAAGGCATTAGATACTTACAAATCATTGAAGAACTGTAAGACCAGGCTGTAGATTTGGCTTACTAAATGAATTTCTAAACATTACCAATCAATTGGTCTATATAAGGAGTAACTGTCCCCACAGCAATTATGAATGTAGGGAAcacagaaatcatttttaaactgccaGTTCTACGATTACAGCATTTGAACCATCAGCCTGTGATCAGGAAAATACTTAGTATTGCTCTAGTCCTATTAGATATCCCTACACAAAATGGAAACCTTACATTTTGTAATCTCTATTCCcacttccttcatttcattttttaaatttacttttaaaactattattattatcataactCAGTGGCCTCTCATCCAAGTATTAACCAGACCCAATCCCACTTAGCTTCTGAGATCAGGCATGATCAGGCACATTCACTTCcttcatttctaaatttaaatctTTCATAAGTGAATTAGAATTCCTGAGAATAAATCAGAGACTGATTTTAAACCTGGCAATCTGTGAATGAGCCAGAGATTGACTGAGTCCTGTGAAACCTGAAAATCAGCTTCGACTCCACAAAACCTTTATTTAAATTAAGGCAGGGCTTCTTAACTTTGGCACGATTGGCATTTTggacaaaataattatttgttgtaggAGGCTGCCCCGTGCATCGTAGGTTGTTTAGTAGCATTCCTGACCTCTCCTTACTAGGTGCCAGGAGCATTTTCTtagttgtaacaaccaaaaatatttctacatattgccaaatttcccccaaaagtaaattttttacAACAAGAAACACTGCATTAAGGGGATTTACTTCCATGTCCATCTTGTAGTGAGGTGTGTGAACTTTCTTTGCAGGAAGAAACATGAACTGGAGCCTCTACAACCTATAATTTTTAATCAACAATAtccataatttaataaaaatcataagaaacaccagaagagtgaaaaaatattttcaaaataaagaacaaaCGATAAATAATTGGAATATAATCAGAGTCTATCCAGAGTATGAAAGTGAATAACAGTAACATTATAATAACCATGACTAACATGCTCAAGACAGTAGAAGAAAAGGTGtaataaatagataaaaggaTAGCAAATTTCACCAATTAGGAtccataaagagaagaaaatgaaaattatagaactaaaaaattttgaaattaaaaattcattagaTGACTTTAAAATCAGATTAAACACAGAAGACTACAGAGTGTGCTGGAagttaaatcaataaaaatactaaaattaagaatgcaaataggaaaaatgaaaaaatacaagaaagaatATTGGAGATGTGTGAGACACAGTgaaatctcatatatatataattcaattacatatatataattc
Protein-coding regions in this window:
- the LOC129472051 gene encoding LOW QUALITY PROTEIN: olfactory receptor 4N5-like (The sequence of the model RefSeq protein was modified relative to this genomic sequence to represent the inferred CDS: inserted 1 base in 1 codon), encoding METENLTVVTEFILLGLTQSQDAQLLVFVLVLIFYLIILPGNFLIIFTIKSDPGLTAPVYFFLGNLAFLDASYSFIVVPRMLVDFLSEKKVISYRGCITQLFFLHFLGAGEMFLLIVMAFDRYIAICWALYYSTIMNPRACYALSLALWLGGFIHSIVQVALIPHLPFCGPNQLDNFFCDVPQVIKLACTDTFVVELLMVSNSGLLSLLCFLGLLASYAVILCXYREHSSEGKCKAISTCTTHIIIVFLMFGPAIFIYTRPFQAFPADKVVSLFHTVIFPLMNPVIYMLHNFVYMLHNQEVKVSMRKLLSQHMVC